In one Melopsittacus undulatus isolate bMelUnd1 chromosome 4, bMelUnd1.mat.Z, whole genome shotgun sequence genomic region, the following are encoded:
- the C4H11orf58 gene encoding small acidic protein codes for MSSARESQGHHGRKRAASPDGSRSWEAADLGNEERKQKFLRLMGAGKKEHTGRLVIGDHRSTSHFRTGEEDKKMNEELESQYQQSMDSTMSGRNRRHCGLGFSEFQESEEQEEAVGHSSEESSEDSESGSESEQEESAEELQAAEKHVEAEVPESKKEAKSNYKMMFVKASGS; via the exons ATGAGCTCGGCCAGGGAGTCCCAGGGCCACCACGGCCGCAAGCGAGCAGCCTCCCCTGAT ggctccaggagctgggaggcGGCGGACCTTGGCAACGAGGAGCGGAAGCAGAAGTTCCTGCGGCTCATGGGTGCTGGGAAG aaagaacATACTGGCCGCCTTGTTATCGGAGACCACAGATCAACCTCTCACTTCAGGACAG GGgaagaagacaagaaaatgaaCGAAGAATTGGAGTCTCAGTACCAACAAAGCATGGACAGCACAATGTCTGGACGAAACCGCCGCCATTGTGGACTTGGTTTCAGTGAG TTTCAAGAAAGTGAAGAACAAGAAGAGGCAGTTGGACACTCCTCTGAAGAGAGTTCAGAGGACTCCGAAAGTGGCTCTGAGTCTGAACAAGAGGAGTCTGCAGAAGAGCTACAAGCTGCTGAAAAACATGTTGAGGCTGAGGttccagaaagcaaaaaggaagcaaaaagcaaCTATAAAATGATGTTTGTTAAAGCTAGTGGTTCATAA